Proteins encoded within one genomic window of Gadus macrocephalus chromosome 18, ASM3116895v1:
- the fbxo11b gene encoding F-box only protein 11 isoform X1, whose amino-acid sequence MNSVRATNRRPRRVSRPRPVQPERNNGERDEEVPAAAAAAEMAVEESGPGAQNSPYQLRRKSLVPKRTAAASATASACPSKSPMEGASTSSTEAFGHRAKRARVSGKSHDLPAAPAEQYLQQKLPDEVVLKIFSYLLEQDLCQAACVCKRFSQLANDPILWKRLYMEVFEYTRPMMHPEPGRFYQVSPEEHEHPNPWKESFQQLYKGAHVKPGFAEHFYSNPGRYKGRENMLYYDTIEDALGGVQEAHFDGLIFVHSGIYTDEWIYIESPITMIGAAPGKVADKVVIENTRDSTFVFMEGSEDAYVGYMTIRFNPDDKSAQHHNAHHCLEITVNCSPNIDHCIIRSTCTVGSAVCVSGQGACPTIKHCNISDCENVGLYITDHAQGIYEDNEISNNALAGIWVKNHGNPIIRRNHIHHGRDVGVFTFDHGMGYFESCNIHRNRIAGFEVKAYANPTVVRCEIHHGQTGGIYVHEKGRGQFIENKIYANNFAGVWITSNSDPTIRGNAIFNGNQGGVYIFGDGRGLIEGNDIYGNALAGIQIRTNSCPIVRQNKIHDGQHGGIYVHEKGQGVIEENEVYSNTLAGVWVTTGSTPVLRRNRIHSGKQVGVYFYDNGHGVLEDNDIYNHMYSGVQIRTGSNPKIRRNKIWGGQNGGILVYNSGLGFIEDNEIFDNAMAGVWIKTDSNPTLRRNKIHDGRDGGICIFNGGRGLLEENDIFRNAQAGVLISTNSHPILRKNRIFDGFAAGIEITNHATATLEANQIFNNRFGGLFLASGVNVTMKDNKIMNNQDAIEKAVSRGQCLYKISSYTSYPMHDFYRCHTCNTTDRNAICVNCIKKCHQGHDVEFIRHDRFFCDCGAGTLSNPCTLAGEPTHDTDTLYDSAPPIESNTLQHN is encoded by the exons ATGAACTCCGTCAGAGCCACCAACAGAAGACCCAGGCGAGTGTCGAGGCCGCGCCCGGTGCAGCCCGAACGGAACAACGGCGAGCGAG ATGAAGAGGTccccgctgccgccgctgccgccgagATGGCGGTCGAGGAGTCGGGTCCAGGAGCCCAGAACAGTCCCTACCAGCTCCGTCGCAAGTCCCTGGTGCCCAAGAGAACCGCTGCTGCCTCTGCCACTGCCTCCGCCTGCCCCAGCAAGAGCCCCATGGAG GGTGCTTCTACCTCGTCCACAGAGGCCTTCGGTCACCGAGCCAAGCGGGCAAGAGTGTCCGGTAAGAGCCACGACCTGCCAG ctgcccCTGCAGAGCAGTATCTGCAGCAGAAGCTTCCAGAtgaggtggtgttgaagatATTCTCCTATCTGCTGGAGCAGGACCTGTGCCAGGCGGCCTGCGTGTGCAAGAGATTCAGCCAGCTAGCGAACGACCCCATCCTCTG GAAGCGGCTGTACATGGAGGTGTTTGAGTACACCAGGCCCATGATGCACCCAGAACCGGGCCGGTTTTACCAGGTCAGCCCTGAAGAACATGAGCACCCAAACCCCTGGAAGGAGAGCTTCCAGCAGCTG TACAAAGGGGCTCACGTGAAGCCCGGTTTTGCCGAGCATTTCTACAGCAACCCAGGCAGATATAAAGGCCGGGAGAACATGCTG TACTACGACACCATAGAGGACGCGCTGGGCGGCGTGCAGGAGGCCCACTTTGACGGGCTTATCTTTGTCCACTCGGGTATCTACACGGACGAGTGGATATACATCGAGTCCCCCATCACCATGATTGGCGCAG CTCCCGGTAAGGTAGCAGACAAGGTGGTGATCGAGAACACCAGGGACTCTACGTTTGTCTTCATGGAGGGCTCGGAGGACGCCTATGTAGGCTACATGACCATCCGG TTTAACCCCGACGACAAGTCGGCCCAGCACCACAACGCCCACCACTGCCTGGAGATCACCGTCAACTGCAGTCCCAACATAGACCACTGCATCATCCGCTCCACCTGCACAG tgggttcagcggtgtgtgtgagtggccaGGGGGCCTGTCCGACCATCAAACACTGCAACATCAGTGACTGTGAGAACGTGGGCCTGTACATCACGGATCATGCCCAG GGCATCTACGAGGACAATGAGATCAGCAATAACGCACTGGCGGGCATCTGGGTGAAAAACCACGGCAACCCCATCATACGACGCAACCACATCCACCACGGTCGAGACGTCGGCGTGTTCACCTTCGACCACGGCATG ggcTACTTTGAGAGCTGCAACATCCACCGGAACCGCATCGCGGGCTTCGAGGTGAAGGCGTACGCCAACCCCACCGTGGTGCGCTGCGAGATCCACCACGGCCAGACGGGCGGCATCTACGTGCACGAGAAGGGCCGCGGGCAGTTCATCGAGAACAAGATCTACGCCAACAACTTTGCCGGAGTCTGGATCACCTCCAACAGTGACCCCACGATACG GGGAAATGCTATATTCAACGGTAACCAGGGGGGCGTGTACATATTCGGAGACGGGCGGGGATTGATCGAGGGCAACGACATCTACGGCAACGCCCTCGCCGGGATCCAGATCCGGACCAACAGCTGTCCGATCGTACGGCAGAACAAGATCCACGACGGACAGCACGGCGGCATCTACGTG CACGAGAAGGGCCAGGGGGTGATCGAGGAGAACGAGGTCTACAGCAACACGCTGGCGGGGGTGTGGGTGACCACGGGCAGCACGCCAGTCCTGCGACGCAACCGCATCCACAGCGGCAAacag GTGGGCGTGTATTTCTATGACAACGGCCACGGGGTGTTGGAGGACAATGACATCTACAACCACATGTACTCCGGAGTGCAGATAAG AACGGGGAGCAACCCCAAGATCCGGCGCAACAAGATATGGGGCGGGCAGAACGGAGGCATTCTGGTCTACAACTCTG GTCTTGGCTTCATCGAGGACAACGAGATCTTCGACAACGCCATGGCGGGCGTGTGGATCAAGACGGACAGCAACCCCACGCTGCGGCGCAACAAGATCCACGACGGCCGGGACGGGGGCATCTGCATCTTCAACGGCGGCCGAG gTCTCCTGGAGGAGAACGACATCTTCAGGAACGCCCAGGCCGGTGTGCTGATCAGCACCAACAGCCATCCCATACTGCGCAAGAACCGCATCTTCGACGGCTTTGCAGCAG gtATTGAAATCACGAACCACGCGACGGCAACGCTGGAGGCAAACCAGATCTTCAACAACCGCTTCGGGGGTCTGTTCCTGGCCTCGGGGGTCAACGTCACCATGAAAG aTAACAAAATAATGAACAACCAGGACGCCATCGAGAAGGCGGTGAGCCGAGGGCAGTGTCTGTACAAGATCTCCAGCTACACCAGCTACCCCATGCACGACTTCTACAG GTGTCACACTTGCAACACGACAGACCGGAATGCGATCTGTGTCAACTGCATCAAGAAGTGCCACCAAGGCCACGATGTGGAGTTTATTAGGCATGATAG GTTTTTCTGTGACTGCGGCGCGGGGACGTTGTCAAACCCCTGCACGCTGGCAGGGGAGCCCACGCACGACACGGACACTCTGTACGACTCGGCGCCGCCCATCGAGTCCAACACACTGCAACACAACTGA
- the fbxo11b gene encoding F-box only protein 11 isoform X2: MNSVRATNRRPRRVSRPRPVQPERNNGERDEEVPAAAAAAEMAVEESGPGAQNSPYQLRRKSLVPKRTAAASATASACPSKSPMEGASTSSTEAFGHRAKRARVSAAPAEQYLQQKLPDEVVLKIFSYLLEQDLCQAACVCKRFSQLANDPILWKRLYMEVFEYTRPMMHPEPGRFYQVSPEEHEHPNPWKESFQQLYKGAHVKPGFAEHFYSNPGRYKGRENMLYYDTIEDALGGVQEAHFDGLIFVHSGIYTDEWIYIESPITMIGAAPGKVADKVVIENTRDSTFVFMEGSEDAYVGYMTIRFNPDDKSAQHHNAHHCLEITVNCSPNIDHCIIRSTCTVGSAVCVSGQGACPTIKHCNISDCENVGLYITDHAQGIYEDNEISNNALAGIWVKNHGNPIIRRNHIHHGRDVGVFTFDHGMGYFESCNIHRNRIAGFEVKAYANPTVVRCEIHHGQTGGIYVHEKGRGQFIENKIYANNFAGVWITSNSDPTIRGNAIFNGNQGGVYIFGDGRGLIEGNDIYGNALAGIQIRTNSCPIVRQNKIHDGQHGGIYVHEKGQGVIEENEVYSNTLAGVWVTTGSTPVLRRNRIHSGKQVGVYFYDNGHGVLEDNDIYNHMYSGVQIRTGSNPKIRRNKIWGGQNGGILVYNSGLGFIEDNEIFDNAMAGVWIKTDSNPTLRRNKIHDGRDGGICIFNGGRGLLEENDIFRNAQAGVLISTNSHPILRKNRIFDGFAAGIEITNHATATLEANQIFNNRFGGLFLASGVNVTMKDNKIMNNQDAIEKAVSRGQCLYKISSYTSYPMHDFYRCHTCNTTDRNAICVNCIKKCHQGHDVEFIRHDRFFCDCGAGTLSNPCTLAGEPTHDTDTLYDSAPPIESNTLQHN; the protein is encoded by the exons ATGAACTCCGTCAGAGCCACCAACAGAAGACCCAGGCGAGTGTCGAGGCCGCGCCCGGTGCAGCCCGAACGGAACAACGGCGAGCGAG ATGAAGAGGTccccgctgccgccgctgccgccgagATGGCGGTCGAGGAGTCGGGTCCAGGAGCCCAGAACAGTCCCTACCAGCTCCGTCGCAAGTCCCTGGTGCCCAAGAGAACCGCTGCTGCCTCTGCCACTGCCTCCGCCTGCCCCAGCAAGAGCCCCATGGAG GGTGCTTCTACCTCGTCCACAGAGGCCTTCGGTCACCGAGCCAAGCGGGCAAGAGTGTCCG ctgcccCTGCAGAGCAGTATCTGCAGCAGAAGCTTCCAGAtgaggtggtgttgaagatATTCTCCTATCTGCTGGAGCAGGACCTGTGCCAGGCGGCCTGCGTGTGCAAGAGATTCAGCCAGCTAGCGAACGACCCCATCCTCTG GAAGCGGCTGTACATGGAGGTGTTTGAGTACACCAGGCCCATGATGCACCCAGAACCGGGCCGGTTTTACCAGGTCAGCCCTGAAGAACATGAGCACCCAAACCCCTGGAAGGAGAGCTTCCAGCAGCTG TACAAAGGGGCTCACGTGAAGCCCGGTTTTGCCGAGCATTTCTACAGCAACCCAGGCAGATATAAAGGCCGGGAGAACATGCTG TACTACGACACCATAGAGGACGCGCTGGGCGGCGTGCAGGAGGCCCACTTTGACGGGCTTATCTTTGTCCACTCGGGTATCTACACGGACGAGTGGATATACATCGAGTCCCCCATCACCATGATTGGCGCAG CTCCCGGTAAGGTAGCAGACAAGGTGGTGATCGAGAACACCAGGGACTCTACGTTTGTCTTCATGGAGGGCTCGGAGGACGCCTATGTAGGCTACATGACCATCCGG TTTAACCCCGACGACAAGTCGGCCCAGCACCACAACGCCCACCACTGCCTGGAGATCACCGTCAACTGCAGTCCCAACATAGACCACTGCATCATCCGCTCCACCTGCACAG tgggttcagcggtgtgtgtgagtggccaGGGGGCCTGTCCGACCATCAAACACTGCAACATCAGTGACTGTGAGAACGTGGGCCTGTACATCACGGATCATGCCCAG GGCATCTACGAGGACAATGAGATCAGCAATAACGCACTGGCGGGCATCTGGGTGAAAAACCACGGCAACCCCATCATACGACGCAACCACATCCACCACGGTCGAGACGTCGGCGTGTTCACCTTCGACCACGGCATG ggcTACTTTGAGAGCTGCAACATCCACCGGAACCGCATCGCGGGCTTCGAGGTGAAGGCGTACGCCAACCCCACCGTGGTGCGCTGCGAGATCCACCACGGCCAGACGGGCGGCATCTACGTGCACGAGAAGGGCCGCGGGCAGTTCATCGAGAACAAGATCTACGCCAACAACTTTGCCGGAGTCTGGATCACCTCCAACAGTGACCCCACGATACG GGGAAATGCTATATTCAACGGTAACCAGGGGGGCGTGTACATATTCGGAGACGGGCGGGGATTGATCGAGGGCAACGACATCTACGGCAACGCCCTCGCCGGGATCCAGATCCGGACCAACAGCTGTCCGATCGTACGGCAGAACAAGATCCACGACGGACAGCACGGCGGCATCTACGTG CACGAGAAGGGCCAGGGGGTGATCGAGGAGAACGAGGTCTACAGCAACACGCTGGCGGGGGTGTGGGTGACCACGGGCAGCACGCCAGTCCTGCGACGCAACCGCATCCACAGCGGCAAacag GTGGGCGTGTATTTCTATGACAACGGCCACGGGGTGTTGGAGGACAATGACATCTACAACCACATGTACTCCGGAGTGCAGATAAG AACGGGGAGCAACCCCAAGATCCGGCGCAACAAGATATGGGGCGGGCAGAACGGAGGCATTCTGGTCTACAACTCTG GTCTTGGCTTCATCGAGGACAACGAGATCTTCGACAACGCCATGGCGGGCGTGTGGATCAAGACGGACAGCAACCCCACGCTGCGGCGCAACAAGATCCACGACGGCCGGGACGGGGGCATCTGCATCTTCAACGGCGGCCGAG gTCTCCTGGAGGAGAACGACATCTTCAGGAACGCCCAGGCCGGTGTGCTGATCAGCACCAACAGCCATCCCATACTGCGCAAGAACCGCATCTTCGACGGCTTTGCAGCAG gtATTGAAATCACGAACCACGCGACGGCAACGCTGGAGGCAAACCAGATCTTCAACAACCGCTTCGGGGGTCTGTTCCTGGCCTCGGGGGTCAACGTCACCATGAAAG aTAACAAAATAATGAACAACCAGGACGCCATCGAGAAGGCGGTGAGCCGAGGGCAGTGTCTGTACAAGATCTCCAGCTACACCAGCTACCCCATGCACGACTTCTACAG GTGTCACACTTGCAACACGACAGACCGGAATGCGATCTGTGTCAACTGCATCAAGAAGTGCCACCAAGGCCACGATGTGGAGTTTATTAGGCATGATAG GTTTTTCTGTGACTGCGGCGCGGGGACGTTGTCAAACCCCTGCACGCTGGCAGGGGAGCCCACGCACGACACGGACACTCTGTACGACTCGGCGCCGCCCATCGAGTCCAACACACTGCAACACAACTGA